The Lachnospiraceae bacterium oral taxon 500 genome window below encodes:
- a CDS encoding 6-phospho-alpha-glucosidase, producing the protein MMRKPNIITVSGAGSARTPALIGTLMQRKDRFPLKKIIFFDKDMSRFQKIQDYVLLLLKNLSPETEVIVTDDIHEAYRDTEYVFCQMRVGKNDMRSLDEKVPLKYGLIGQETCGPGGFAYGMRSIRDMVEMVEVVRSYSKDTWILNYTNPAAIVAVAMDYKFPNDKRIINMCDQPYSMMVSFAKILGVPSQDLRAKYFGLNHFGWFTDLYDKNGKNYFEQLYQSISQNGFRPYNAEQRTKSWLDTYERVNKVMKVSDHYIPNTYLEYYFLQEEIVAESDINYTRADEAKQTREKEVWDTCATAVGKTDLEGIEILTSPVFGAMMMEVAESIAYDLNNEFVLMTKNDGVIPNFNPEAIVEVSGKLGKDGVVPDPYPAIPVFYKGLMENQYAYERLTTEAYFEQSYSKALQALTLNRTVNTLAKAEAVLPDLMECNKDFWELH; encoded by the coding sequence ATTATGCGAAAACCAAATATTATTACGGTTTCCGGAGCGGGCAGTGCTCGGACGCCGGCGCTAATCGGAACATTGATGCAAAGAAAGGACCGGTTCCCGTTAAAGAAAATTATTTTTTTTGATAAGGATATGTCCCGGTTTCAAAAGATTCAGGACTATGTCCTGCTACTGCTGAAAAACCTTTCGCCGGAAACGGAAGTGATCGTGACCGATGACATCCATGAGGCGTACCGTGATACCGAATATGTCTTTTGCCAGATGCGGGTCGGTAAAAACGACATGCGCTCGCTGGATGAGAAAGTGCCGCTTAAGTACGGTTTGATCGGTCAGGAAACTTGCGGTCCAGGTGGTTTTGCTTATGGCATGCGCTCGATCCGAGACATGGTAGAAATGGTCGAGGTAGTGCGCAGCTATTCCAAGGACACGTGGATTTTGAATTACACCAATCCGGCGGCGATCGTGGCAGTGGCTATGGATTATAAGTTCCCGAATGATAAACGGATTATTAATATGTGCGATCAGCCCTATTCAATGATGGTGTCCTTTGCCAAGATCCTGGGAGTGCCGTCACAGGATTTACGAGCCAAATATTTTGGCCTCAATCATTTCGGCTGGTTTACGGACTTATATGATAAAAACGGCAAGAATTATTTTGAACAGCTGTATCAAAGCATTAGTCAGAATGGTTTCCGGCCATATAATGCTGAACAGCGGACCAAATCGTGGTTAGATACCTATGAAAGAGTCAACAAAGTGATGAAGGTATCGGATCACTATATTCCGAACACCTATTTGGAATACTATTTCTTGCAGGAAGAAATCGTGGCGGAGTCGGATATTAACTATACCCGGGCCGATGAAGCCAAGCAGACTAGGGAAAAAGAAGTGTGGGATACCTGCGCTACGGCGGTCGGCAAGACCGATTTAGAAGGAATCGAGATTCTAACCAGTCCGGTATTTGGCGCGATGATGATGGAAGTGGCCGAATCGATCGCCTATGACTTAAATAATGAGTTCGTCTTAATGACTAAGAACGACGGCGTTATCCCGAACTTTAACCCGGAGGCGATAGTGGAAGTATCCGGTAAGCTCGGCAAGGACGGCGTAGTGCCGGATCCGTATCCAGCGATTCCGGTCTTTTACAAGGGTCTGATGGAAAATCAATACGCATATGAGCGACTGACTACCGAGGCGTATTTTGAGCAAAGCTATAGCAAAGCCCTGCAGGCGCTGACGCTGAATCGAACGGTCAATACTTTAGCCAAGGCGGAGGCTGTGCTGCCGGATCTGATGGAATGCAACAAAGATTTCTGGGAACTGCATTAA